The Haematobia irritans isolate KBUSLIRL chromosome 1, ASM5000362v1, whole genome shotgun sequence DNA segment tttaacgtttacttttctttattaTGATATTTTGAGGAAACAAAACTTACTGAAATGATCCTTTAGACCATTCCCTCAATGTTATGTTATGTATCTCAAATAATTAATTCTAATTGAAGATATTTTATCTTTTCATTCACAGTTTCTACCAAATGCGAGCAGAACGTACAGAATGGTTCTCAAACCGGGATCCCTTTCTCCATGAAATACAAGAGTTATTGGAATTAGGAGTATTTCTACCCGTACCCGGTGTTGATGAAAAACAGCGTAAAGTGGTCATTATTCGTACAGCTGTTCACGATCCGAAAGTGCATTCCCAGAATAATGTCTTCAAAGTGATGAAGATGATTCTCGATCTCTTAATAAAATTCGAACCAGATAATTGCTTACGAGGCATAGTTGCCATATTTGATATGAATGGAGTCCAGTTGGGTCATGCAATGCAATTGAATCCAAAATTGATAAAACGCTCTGTGGAAAGTTGGCAGGCATATCCTTTTCAACCGAAACTTCTCGAATTCATCAATACTCCAATGCATGTTAACTTGGTTTTGAATACATTCCGCATGTTTATGACAGCCAAAATGCGATCTCGTGTTGTGGTGCAGAAACGAAATTGTTCGGTCAATTGTGAAAATCTTCCCTCCGATTTAGGTGGCAAAGGTCCTTCGTATAAAGAGTTGACCCAATGTTGGAAGCGGTTAGTTGAAGAAAATGCTGCATTCTATGTTGAAGATGATAAATATAAGAGTATTATAGTAAATAATTCTAAATAACATTAGATCCTGTGTAAGTGTATGTATTGTGCCAAATAACATCtatgtatatgtgtatatatTGTACCTGTGATGACACATGTCTGAAATGCaaacataaaattgaaattaggaattttaaattgttaagaGATAAAAGTATTCATTATTAAAGATGACAAAAATATCATACATAACCCTTACATTAttgtaattattttcaattggttttgtttttatatcaaATGCTTTGTAAACAGATGAAGGCATAACAAAAGATCAGCTGATTTCAGAAATTAAGCCATATGGCCGATATatacttttaacaaaaatagGAAATAAACAAGTAATTGAAGTAGAAAgtggggcggggccgactatatcataccctaaaccacccctacttgaTGAGTAAACAtacgcatttgtggggtatcattggtataggttttggagataaaccgcatttccatatttaagaacataaaggggtACATGTGTATgggagtcttgtcacaatctgagctgaaacgtctgatattaggagctttatgttagttgattttgcacctatagaattagtatgccactaatattgagtccattattaaaaaagaggaaatcgatcaattagttgtgggtaataaatccaaatttgtaaaaatcgggcaatattattatgtaagagctaaatgtaagtctaaatacgatcggctagtaaatcaaaatttgaaatttgagtagcattgtttaataaataagcgtattatggccaaatttgggaaaatcgagcgatgcatatatatgggagctctatctaaatctaaaccaatttgtataatatacaggtatgattgatatcacagaaggttaccttgaggaaaaatctagccaactttgagtgagatcggttaataaataagggctttatggtcaaatttggcaaaatcgggcgatacatatatatgggcgatggctccaaattggatggacaagtggttttcggagtatattctaaagatctggaacttcgaatagcgaaaagattacctaatcactgtagtgtttttcaggctgaaatattagcaataagagaggtggcgaattggctgagaagtaatgttccaaaaaatgttggcattaactcgaaaacggccatcgactgccgcaaatctctcaacgagatggctgatcagtacaatattcacctaatatgggtgcctggccataggaacataccggggaactgtcaagcagatgagttagcaaggctaggagctACCTTTCATATtccaggttaaagtggcagcccgattaagattcaggctcaattaaatagactattcagtccattgtgataccacagtaactaaaagtacctattacatatgggcacttctagttttaaccgctgaaccttcttgattatttttctttgttgaaccaaccagattgttccaaaaacattagcagactgcttaagttaacgttttcctgatccgccagtaatctgaagctatatgctcctaaaagttgcttgcgctttacacaaaatgcaggacactcacacaagagatgtttaattgattccttttcctccgcatcatgacagctcatacaatagtcattatacttcgcaccaatagtttttgcaaattcgcatatcaggcagcgacccgttatagcagatatcagaagtgatatctgacgtcttgagaacacttttACCTATAACAGGATTgtcaaaaacatcaaaaactcAGAACAgcaaccacccagcaaaaaagagcttcccaaaaagtagtttggatccccaacttttgatccggaagtagtgcacacTTAGATTATCTCCAATGAAatttacatgggcttgccataggagggaagtacttcgttttcggatcctttgcattgctttaggggGTTGAACTTGGGTTTGTTGAACACGAAGCGTCGAAAcgtcaatttaaatgtttgtgatatgatcgtaatataaaaccaaggcataacattctaactacttctcgagatattctttattagtatgagtgaaaaaataaagaacactggttcaaatctcatcaGAGGCAATTTTTTATCAACTATTTTTATGTTGCACATCGTTTTTATTGTGTTATTTTCCCGGGACGCTCTTAAAAGGAAAtgattgtggaacaacttccaattttttttgttggtatatcatttaagaaaatcttccttctcataaaagcaaaaatgaactaaaagaaaggaaaaactaattgtgccaaatcaTTACCATATTACTTCTTCTGCTTTAAgtcggtattaagttcgagtatagccgctaaaattggaaaaagtttattttctttaaaatgaattaataaaaactATATGAACATTTATTAAATCATTTtattattgattaaaaaaaattaactgttaatttaattaattgtagCATTTTTATAACAACGgacttttaaaattaaaaaaaaaaaaaaatatatatatatatatatatatatatatatatatatatatatatatatatatatatatatatatatatatatatatatatatatatatatatatatatatatatatatatatatatatatatatatatatatatatatatttatttgtgtgtgtgtgtgtgtgttcattTTATGAACAATTATAATGAAACAACCAACAGGTATCTGACAGTTCGAGGTTTTTGTAACAGTATCATTACCTTCAGTACTTACATCAAACACCCAAGGGGGTATTATATTAATTTGGTATAAAAGGATCTCCGAATATAATTATAAGAATTTGTTTGCAATTCGGAAATTTATGTATAACTATCGATACATGTATATTAAAGatgtcttattaaaaataatatatagcatAAGGTTATCTCTGAATAACCATTTGTATGGGGAATATTGTCATGAGAATAAACAACATTGAGCAAGAAAATTTAAAGAAGCTTATTAAATTATtgatttatatacatttttcttaacatatacatacattatattttaataatcacAACCTAGTTTAattaaaggcaaataaaaatgttttgaaaataaaaaataaaatcagtttTATTGAGAAAAACAATCAATACAAATCTTGGACACGTGCAATGAGAAGAGGATAACCCTAATctctcaattttatttgtaaacatcAGATGCTAAATCACAAAGAACGCGTGGCTTAGCCTTCacgtttattgttattatttatattaatataaatgTGATTGTGTGATGTTCACTGAATCTATAATGACTGATCTCTAATGTGGAAAAATGTTGCCCTAGGTGTATATcattgttaataatttttgcaCTGCATAAAAAAGAGCAATTTTATCTAGACCAGAGATGgtccaattttttaggttttccacactcaaaaaaaagtgaactcactatttcactaaagccaatttagctatattttagttcatgaaattattatatttggtgaaagttaataattttttgcgtacattagttaaatgaactaaaagatgggaaaaattatacacaagttaaggacatagatttactaaattcgtatttgtcataaaatagttcattagttcttcaaatttgtaaattttactacaaaagcgtccatcatgaacttcgtatgtcactaaagacattctagcaatttttaactccaattttttccttcaaactacaaaattttctttaaaaagtgaaaaaaaattatttatgtttaataaattttcttgaatttgtcgaaaaatgtttacttatttttgtgatatcggcgctatgccagcgcttgtaatactgtttagttaaaaatttctaaaaatattcaaaattttctaaaattaatcaaaagttttcttcctggtgggttcactgttttttcagtgtacagtccAAAATTTGTAAACGTCGAAAAAACGCCATATACCGGTACAAAATGTAAAAACATAGTAAATGTCAGATattcttataaataaataagaataaataaattataaattttactcAAAAGCGGTTTTCTGGCATATGAATAACGACTGAATGCAACGCATATTCCAAACGCTGAAACTGTGAAAATTATTGtggccagggctgccaataaaattttaagaaaaatcgtcTATGCATTCTGAGCAAGTCATAGCCGCGAACGccatccagtaactatttgcatATTCTAAATAAAAATGTGTGTCATCTCCTGAGTTGATCTATTCGTATCCGTCCGTTATTCGGTCGGTCTGTCTATTTATTGTTCGCagaattccggtcgcaattattttgatgaaacttgGTTCAGtgctttttttggcacaagaccGAGCGCTATtgcatttggaaaaaataatcggatcaaatttagatacagcccccatatatatgtgtcgtcCGATTACTAACCggtcgtcttcaaatttaatacaaGGTAATTAAGAACCCTTAAcgtaagcaaaatttaattgaaatcggttcagatttcgaattCGCTCGATTTTTCCAAACGGAGTAAAAGTTGACATTTTCGAGGCAAAAATCGAAAactgctatttttataccctaaaccacatagtggtcagggtataataagtttgatcggccaaaaaatgtgcctaccagaaatattgattttagaccccattaaatgtataccgatcgactcagaatcacctcctgagtcgatctagcgtttggtgtccgtccgtccgtccgtctgtccatgtatttgttgttcacaggattccagtcgcaattattaaccgattttgatgaaatgtggtacagggagttttttgggattaaggacgaacgctattgaatttggaagaaatcggatcaaatttagatatagctcccatatatatgtatcgcccgatttcgacaaatggagtcacgttgcgtttgttttcaaacggatcgtcaccaaatttggcaaaaagtaatctttttcatcgttcctcaagtctgcaaaattttatctaaatcggttcagatttagatatagctcccatatatatgtatcgcccgattttcccaaatttggccataaaacccttatttattaagcgatcttactcaaacttggcttactctaatcttttatggtactgacaatatgtgccaaaaataatcgaaatcggttcagatttagatatagctcttatatatatgtaccgcccgatttttctaaatttggccataaaacccttatttatcaaccgatcttactcaaatttggctaaatatagtcttctatagcactaactatatgtgcaaaaaattatcgaaatcggttcagatttagctatagctcccatatatatgtaccgcccgatttttctaaatttggccataaaacccatatttagcaaccgatcttactcaaattttgctaaatatagtcttctatagcactaactatatgtgcaaaaaatcatcgaaatcgggtcagatttagctatagctcccatatatatgtaccgcccgatttttctaaatttggccataaaacccttatttagcaaccgatcttactcaaatttggctaactaTAGTCTtccatagtactaactatatgtgcaaaatttcatcgaaatcggtttatttagatttatttagatatagctcccatatatgtatcgcccgattttgaaaaattcgcccttaataaccttatgtttgaccatacagacctcatttcttaactgatcttactcaaatcttgcacaaggtgaccttttgtggtattaatcaaactcgcaaaatattatgcaaattggttcagatttagatatagcttccatatatatgcatcgttcgattttcccaaatttggccataatactcttatttattaaccaatgttactcaaatttcaaattttgatgtactggccgatcgtatttatacgtacttgtagctctttcataagaatattgctcaatttttacaaatttggatttattacccacactaattgaacgattttctcttttttaataatgggctcaatattagtggtatactaactccgtaggtgcaatatcaactacagccagtgttgctagaagtaggggaaattctctGTATataggggttttctaatatttagcgtcttgtaggcacGTTGGACCACAatatagggacattttcactcaacacaatttgtaataatttttacattttggtggctctatgaaattagaagccggcaaggcttgatctttaacaatgtgtggtaacaacacttACCACTCgtccaaaaaaatctaacaacatttgaagattaccacaaattaccacaaatttaccaaacaaatactacaaataatagaaatttttgtcaaaactttattcctgtagaaaattttgtcaacattttatttctatagaaaattttgtcaaaattgtatttctatagaaattttttttcaaaatattatttctataaaaaaattttctcaaaattttatttccatggaatttttttctcaaaattttatttctatagaatttagtgtcaaaattttatttctatacagaaatttctcacaaaaatttgtttatagaaactttttccaaaattttatttttatagagatttaacaaaaaaaattactattttggttagaattctaccaactgtggcaaccgtggtggtaatacaatttatattctaagttatatgttatacgttgcatattcatgttttaggataataaagtacttagaaccatttttgttttgtaaaatttgtttaaatttaacgaaaaatattgtagggaaaattgtttgggaatctatgggaaagtagggaacttttttgtccttgtagggtaaatcgaacattttccctggcaacattgactaagaGCTATAGTAAGATtgatacaaagcacccataaacatgaaccccttcattttcttaaatatgcaactgcggtttatatcccatacctatatcaatgttacccccacaaatgcttatgtttactaattcggtaagggtggtttagggtatgatatagtcggccccgcccgactttctgctttacttacttgtttgagtcaaaaatcgtcaaaatgccgataaatcggcaaaattggcagccctgtggCAAAAATCGGATTTAGGTACAACGTGTGGACATGCAAAAAACCAACCATGCAGATTAATAAACCCGATTTTAATACGTTTATGTGAAATCCCACGTCTATAacatattttcttaatattttttataaggaaaatggttattaaaaatatactaaataaaataaaaacaattatttattaattttaagtctttttattattaaatatttttattctgatTTGATAAAAGAATGTTTGACAAATCAAGTTCTTATTAAATATTACAAATGGTGTAGTATATAAAATGCTTTTGTATATACAGTTATATATAAACTATACAATATCCTTATCTATAATTGTATCGTCATCATAAatgcaaacaaaaattaaactttacaattttattgtagAACTGATTAAAATTTACGTAGGACCTGTTTCTTTCGAGTACAGGATACTTAAGACGTAatgaaacccagcaaaaaaatgtggaagttcttctaaaggcacaactttaaaagcatttccaaaaatgtcatttcatttgatccaattttttataactcgctttttcatacctttaatgggaaatttaattttttttttgtttcaaatatgttaaaatcagattaagaattaataaaatggtataaaatgtttaaaatggtataaaaagtttaaattgaaatccattctagaaaaattatcaatttttgaaaatatttgatgtcaaaggttccagacaagcgtataaaaaaattcaaaatcataaaaaaattttaaaaattatttattttgtaaaaatatcacaaaatttcttaattcccatctaaaacactgaattcgcattacaccttaagaagtgatgcgaattcagtgcaacggctgttgaaatccgtcctatgacaaccccataataaattcatcgattctgcgccaatttagcaccacttccgggtccaaaaagaacattttcactacttttttggtgacgattTTTTTATTGGGAAGGAAAGACATTTCTACTCTTATTACTGATCCGAGAATGAAGCCGGTCCAGTTTTTAAGCAGCGATTGACAAGCCACTTGTATCGGAACGGTAATTAAAGCAATCTTACAAAAAAATTCCATTAATCTATTCATctgtttatttttgttgaatagTAAATAAAACGAGTGACTTCGACAGACCAAAAAGAGTCGGCGGCGCCTAAAAACTGCTGCACGATTGGGCGGCTTCATTCCCTGTTTCTGACACTGACAATCTTTATTTTTGACAAAGGCGAATGTGGGTGTCAACTTCAGAGAGGTTTCACTCTATCATATATCTGTCTAAACGGTTCATAATGCACCGTTCATATTTACAAGGCTCCAATTGCCGTTTTCAATGTTTGCATTTAATATGACTATATACTTATTActtatgtatatttttatttcttatatatattttctgtatatatatatgtaaataaGCGAACCAAAAAATTGTCGATGGAATATTCTTTTAACTTGCTGGACAAATTCTATGTGATTTAATGTAAAACTAATGCAGTTGTGAGTATGCAATTTATATATGACAGACGCCCTTTATACTGTACTGTTTTggggattttatataaaacacatGATATGGGCGGTTTGAATCAATTAGGAGCGGAGAATGAAGAAgtagcatttttgtcggcggtggCTGATACAATACAGCGGATATTATAAAGCCAATTATTGGAATAGTTTCGAGATTACTTGTACAACCAATTTTCATTCTTCGATtaggagcagagaatgaagacgCCGAGTCGATCCGCCAGTTTTAGCCGCCGCTGGCCATTTTTGACCAGTCGACGCTGCCGCCGAATGTGTCGGCTCATCTTGACACAAAtccaataaatcaaaaatattgagttATATCATGTAAATAATTATTCCATTTTTGCCTAATTCTGCTAAATaactttccaaaaatttagctgagaa contains these protein-coding regions:
- the pinta gene encoding prolonged depolarization afterpotential (PDA) is not apparent, which produces MFLRNSIKVKPCCENNNETTGGDKVHQNMQLLYQWLADNPNVNACTDYDNLARFLHSCKYDVDRTKKKIKCFYQMRAERTEWFSNRDPFLHEIQELLELGVFLPVPGVDEKQRKVVIIRTAVHDPKVHSQNNVFKVMKMILDLLIKFEPDNCLRGIVAIFDMNGVQLGHAMQLNPKLIKRSVESWQAYPFQPKLLEFINTPMHVNLVLNTFRMFMTAKMRSRVVVQKRNCSVNCENLPSDLGGKGPSYKELTQCWKRLVEENAAFYVEDDKYKSIIVNNSK